A region of Calditrichota bacterium DNA encodes the following proteins:
- a CDS encoding glycoside hydrolase: MVPIKIAFLWHQHQPYYKQPDTDVYTLPWVRLHALKDYFDMVEILDSFPKIHQNFNLVPSLLLQLEDYVQNEAKDEILLRTEIPAEALSPDDKYFLLNYFFMVNAEHLILPFPGYKRLWKKRGTDLSESGLRQAVQSFTTQDFLDLQIWYNLSWTGESHKKRSPFKELIEKDHDFTEEDKHVLLSSQKAILKEIIPKHRELSEKGQIELSTTPFYHPIVPLLCDTESAKMAMPGATLPSPAFKHPEDAGEHIRRGLDFFQKRFGSKPAGMWPSEGSVSDEAASLFAENGIRWIATDEEILFKSLPLNKLPLRDRTSTLYQSYQLETKNGPIHIFFRDHTLSDLIGFVYQKWPAEEAATDFVSRILDIRSQISAQFGEKRLESSIISIILDGENCWEFYPENGRPFLEALYSRLSETGEIQSVTLSEFLDQSSPSQQLTKIFAGSWINHNFSVWIGHPEENKAWEFLNRARSALEEAKAKGISAETGELAFRQIMIAEGSDWFWWFGDDHHTENAAEFDSLFRGHLIKLYELLQRDVPPELYEPIHQEKVKKLAIKDPQGFIHPVIDGTYSNYFEWLGAGVFEAVPAGSSMHMVSALIARIFFGFDLENLFIRVEPRTKLLPDKIPNYSIIFDFLKPRRLRVTFPGKELLKGKFTATIQKRVDSAWEETDFTARGAYRDFIEIQMPFKALGVHTGDEIGFQVRILENNEPLEEWPENELILVTVPGKDFESEDWLV, translated from the coding sequence ATGGTTCCAATTAAAATAGCCTTTTTATGGCATCAACATCAACCCTATTATAAACAACCTGATACGGATGTTTATACCCTGCCCTGGGTGCGGCTTCACGCTTTAAAAGATTACTTTGACATGGTTGAAATTCTTGATTCATTTCCAAAAATTCATCAAAACTTCAACCTGGTTCCTTCCCTTCTGTTACAGTTGGAGGATTATGTCCAAAATGAGGCTAAAGATGAAATCCTTCTGCGAACCGAAATCCCTGCTGAGGCTTTATCACCGGATGATAAATATTTTTTACTCAATTACTTTTTTATGGTGAATGCCGAGCATTTGATCCTGCCTTTTCCCGGTTACAAAAGACTTTGGAAGAAACGCGGAACCGACCTTTCCGAATCCGGATTACGGCAAGCCGTTCAATCATTTACAACGCAGGATTTTCTGGATTTGCAGATCTGGTACAATCTAAGCTGGACAGGGGAATCGCACAAAAAGCGTTCTCCTTTTAAGGAGCTCATCGAAAAGGACCACGATTTTACCGAAGAAGATAAGCACGTTCTTTTAAGCAGTCAAAAGGCCATTCTCAAGGAAATTATTCCAAAGCACCGGGAACTCTCTGAGAAGGGACAAATCGAGTTATCAACAACCCCTTTCTACCATCCCATTGTTCCACTTTTGTGCGATACCGAAAGTGCCAAAATGGCGATGCCCGGGGCAACACTCCCCTCCCCTGCCTTCAAACATCCCGAAGATGCCGGGGAGCATATTCGCCGGGGACTGGATTTTTTCCAAAAACGATTTGGGAGCAAGCCGGCCGGGATGTGGCCGTCCGAAGGAAGCGTGAGCGACGAGGCTGCCAGTCTTTTTGCCGAAAATGGCATTCGCTGGATTGCCACGGATGAGGAAATATTATTTAAATCCCTGCCCCTGAATAAATTACCTCTTAGAGATCGGACGAGCACACTTTATCAATCCTATCAGTTGGAAACGAAAAACGGCCCCATTCACATCTTTTTTCGCGATCATACGCTTTCCGATCTGATTGGATTTGTTTATCAAAAATGGCCTGCTGAGGAAGCGGCGACTGATTTTGTTTCAAGAATACTGGATATTCGATCTCAGATAAGCGCGCAATTCGGAGAAAAACGCCTTGAATCGTCGATTATTTCGATTATTCTGGACGGCGAAAATTGCTGGGAATTTTATCCCGAAAACGGGCGGCCGTTTTTGGAGGCCCTTTATTCCAGGCTGTCTGAAACCGGAGAAATCCAGTCAGTTACCCTTTCCGAATTTTTGGATCAATCATCACCCTCGCAGCAACTCACCAAAATTTTTGCGGGGTCGTGGATCAATCACAATTTTTCCGTCTGGATTGGGCATCCGGAGGAAAATAAGGCATGGGAATTTCTCAATCGCGCCCGGTCTGCACTGGAAGAGGCAAAGGCAAAGGGAATTTCTGCCGAAACCGGGGAGCTGGCATTCAGACAAATTATGATTGCAGAGGGATCGGACTGGTTCTGGTGGTTCGGGGATGATCATCACACGGAAAATGCGGCCGAATTTGATTCCCTGTTTCGGGGACATTTGATTAAACTCTACGAGCTGCTGCAAAGGGATGTTCCTCCTGAATTGTACGAACCGATTCATCAGGAAAAGGTCAAAAAACTGGCAATAAAGGATCCCCAGGGGTTTATTCACCCCGTTATCGATGGAACCTATTCCAATTATTTTGAATGGCTTGGCGCAGGGGTTTTTGAAGCGGTTCCGGCCGGCTCTTCCATGCACATGGTTTCGGCTCTGATTGCCCGGATTTTTTTCGGATTTGATCTTGAAAATCTGTTTATCCGCGTTGAACCCAGAACCAAACTTCTGCCCGATAAAATCCCGAATTATTCAATTATTTTTGATTTTCTAAAACCCCGGCGCCTTCGGGTGACATTCCCCGGAAAGGAATTGTTGAAAGGGAAATTTACTGCGACTATTCAGAAGCGGGTCGATTCGGCATGGGAAGAAACAGACTTTACGGCAAGAGGCGCATACAGGGATTTTATTGAAATCCAGATGCCCTTCAAGGCACTTGGGGTACATACGGGCGATGAAATCGGCTTTCAGGTGCGCATTCTCGAAAACAACGAACCGCTGGAAGAATGGCCGGAGAACGAATTGATTCTGGTTACAGTACCCGGCAAGGATTTTGAATCCGAAGACTGGCTGGTCTAA